A genome region from Gopherus flavomarginatus isolate rGopFla2 chromosome 9, rGopFla2.mat.asm, whole genome shotgun sequence includes the following:
- the MPI gene encoding mannose-6-phosphate isomerase isoform X2 — protein MAELRVFPLSCVVQKYAWGKIGLDSEVAKLLASSDPLAQIDPDKPYAELWMGTHPRGDAIILDNRIPQKTLGQWIADNPGCLGSKVKETFQGQLPFLFKVLSVNTALSIQAHPNKELAGKLHAQFPEHYPDANHKPEMAIALTPFQGMCGFRPVEEIVAFLQEVPEFRALIGNVAAEQLERSVCNDPRGVSAALRVCFTRMMKSEKKVFVDQLNMLVKRISQEVAAGKDTSGSSGKLLLQLHSQFPGDIGCFAIYFLNLVMLQPGESMFLGANEPHAYLYGDCIECMACSDNTVRAGLTPKFIDVLTLCEMLNYTPAPSSSKVFAPTQSRLDPCVYLYDPPVPDFTVMKIED, from the exons ATGGCGGAGCTGAGAG TGTTTCCCCTCTCCTGCGTTGTGCAGAAATATGCCTGGGGGAAGATCGGCCTGGACAGCGAAGTGGCCAAGCTGCTGGCTAGCAGTGATCCACTGGCACAGATTGATCCAGACAAGCCATATGCTGAG CTCTGGATGGGAACCCACCCTAGAGGCGACGCTATTATTCTGGATAATCGAATTCCCCAGAAGACCTTAGGACAATGGATAGCAGATAATCCTGGATGCCTGGGATCCAAGGTCAAGGAGACCTTCCAGGGCCAGTTGCCTTTCCTGTTCAAAGTGCTGTCAGTTAACACAGCCCTGTCCATCCAGGCCCATCCCAACAAG GAGCTGGCAGGGAAGCTTCATGCCCAGTTTCCCGAGCACTATCCAGATGCCAATCACAAGCCAGAGATGGCCATTGCACTGACCCCCTTCCAGGGCATGTGCGGCTTCCGGCCCGTGGAGGAAATTGTGGCTtttctccagg AGGTCCCTGAGTTCCGGGCGCTGATTGGCAACGTGGCAGCGGAGCAGCTGGAGCGCAGTGTGTGCAATGACCCCCGAGGCGTGTCTGCTGCGCTGCGGGTCTGCTTCACCAGGATGATGAAGAGCGAAAAGAAGGTCTTTGTGGACCAGCTGAATATGCTGGTGAAGAGGATTTCCCAGGAAG TTGCTGCGGGAAAGGACACCTCGGGGAGCAgcgggaagctgctgctgcagctgcattcACAGTTCCCGGGAGACATCGGCTGCTTTGCCATTTACTTCCTGAACCTGGTgatgctgcagccaggggagtcTATGTTCTTGGGAGCCAACGAGCCTCATGCCTACCTCTATGGAG ACTGCATTGAATGCATGGCATGCTCCGACAACACCGTGCGAGCAGGCCTGACGCCCAAATTCATTGACGTGCTCACTCTGTGTGAAATGCTGAACTACACCCCAGCACCGAGCAGCTCCAAGGTCTTTGCCCCCACGCAGAGCCGCTTGGATCCTTGTGTCTACCTCTACGACCCACCTGTGCCAGACTTCACTGTCATGAAAATAGAG
- the MPI gene encoding mannose-6-phosphate isomerase isoform X1, translated as MNNSPGATPPTRTLTGGPREPTTPGSTPSSVRRCRASGRELPLPACPGWEGACPPLHPGSPLARPAGRCRLGKRAPGGAMAELRVFPLSCVVQKYAWGKIGLDSEVAKLLASSDPLAQIDPDKPYAELWMGTHPRGDAIILDNRIPQKTLGQWIADNPGCLGSKVKETFQGQLPFLFKVLSVNTALSIQAHPNKELAGKLHAQFPEHYPDANHKPEMAIALTPFQGMCGFRPVEEIVAFLQEVPEFRALIGNVAAEQLERSVCNDPRGVSAALRVCFTRMMKSEKKVFVDQLNMLVKRISQEVAAGKDTSGSSGKLLLQLHSQFPGDIGCFAIYFLNLVMLQPGESMFLGANEPHAYLYGDCIECMACSDNTVRAGLTPKFIDVLTLCEMLNYTPAPSSSKVFAPTQSRLDPCVYLYDPPVPDFTVMKIEIPSSIKLYLISAIDSASILLVIQGTAVGTSTAAISEMTLRRGSVLFISANESVSLHLSSLDGMLLFRACCLL; from the exons ATGAACAATAGTCCTGGCGCCACGCCCCCAACTCGAACCCTGACTGGGGGGCCGCGTGAGCCGACGACACCGGGCTCCACCCCATCCTCCGTCCGGCGCTGCCGGGCTTCAGGCCGGGAACTACCTCTCCCAGCGTGCCCGGGCTGGGAGGGGGCGTGCCCGCCGCTCCATCCCGGATCCCCCCTCGCTCGGCCGGCCGGGCGGTGCAGGCTGGGGAAGCGGGCACCAGGCGGAGCCATGGCGGAGCTGAGAG TGTTTCCCCTCTCCTGCGTTGTGCAGAAATATGCCTGGGGGAAGATCGGCCTGGACAGCGAAGTGGCCAAGCTGCTGGCTAGCAGTGATCCACTGGCACAGATTGATCCAGACAAGCCATATGCTGAG CTCTGGATGGGAACCCACCCTAGAGGCGACGCTATTATTCTGGATAATCGAATTCCCCAGAAGACCTTAGGACAATGGATAGCAGATAATCCTGGATGCCTGGGATCCAAGGTCAAGGAGACCTTCCAGGGCCAGTTGCCTTTCCTGTTCAAAGTGCTGTCAGTTAACACAGCCCTGTCCATCCAGGCCCATCCCAACAAG GAGCTGGCAGGGAAGCTTCATGCCCAGTTTCCCGAGCACTATCCAGATGCCAATCACAAGCCAGAGATGGCCATTGCACTGACCCCCTTCCAGGGCATGTGCGGCTTCCGGCCCGTGGAGGAAATTGTGGCTtttctccagg AGGTCCCTGAGTTCCGGGCGCTGATTGGCAACGTGGCAGCGGAGCAGCTGGAGCGCAGTGTGTGCAATGACCCCCGAGGCGTGTCTGCTGCGCTGCGGGTCTGCTTCACCAGGATGATGAAGAGCGAAAAGAAGGTCTTTGTGGACCAGCTGAATATGCTGGTGAAGAGGATTTCCCAGGAAG TTGCTGCGGGAAAGGACACCTCGGGGAGCAgcgggaagctgctgctgcagctgcattcACAGTTCCCGGGAGACATCGGCTGCTTTGCCATTTACTTCCTGAACCTGGTgatgctgcagccaggggagtcTATGTTCTTGGGAGCCAACGAGCCTCATGCCTACCTCTATGGAG ACTGCATTGAATGCATGGCATGCTCCGACAACACCGTGCGAGCAGGCCTGACGCCCAAATTCATTGACGTGCTCACTCTGTGTGAAATGCTGAACTACACCCCAGCACCGAGCAGCTCCAAGGTCTTTGCCCCCACGCAGAGCCGCTTGGATCCTTGTGTCTACCTCTACGACCCACCTGTGCCAGACTTCACTGTCATGAAAATAGAG ATTCCCTCCTCTATTAAGCTGTACCTCATCTCAGCCATCGACTCTGCCAGTATCCTGCTGGTGATCCAAGGCACGGCCGTGGGCACCTCCACCGCTGCCATTTCTGAAATGACCCTGCGTCGGGGCTCAGTGCTCTTCATCTCTGCCAACGAGAGCGTCTCCCTGCACCTGTCCTCCCTAGATGGAATGCTGCTCTTCCGAGCCTGCTGCCTCCTCTAG